Genomic DNA from Lactuca sativa cultivar Salinas chromosome 8, Lsat_Salinas_v11, whole genome shotgun sequence:
AAATTTCAtgaatgtaaaaaaaatataaatataagattTTTGGTTCAAATGGTAATATCACAAAAAAGAAATAAACATATACCGAAGAGCTGCCTCCCTAGCAGCATCACGAACTTCAGGCTTCTCACTTCTTTTCTTCTGAATAACTTCCAAAGTGGCCCCCACAATGGCTCTCGAATATGGCTTCTTGGTTGCACGTCTTCTCTTCTTCACTGCTTCCTGAGCAATGTCCTGAAATAATTGAATGACAAGAAAGAAAATTGGTCAGATTATTATTAAAATCAGtgaaaaacaaatcaatagattTTGAGTCTCACCTTCTTGTGTTGCTTTCTGTACATGGCTGTCCATGTAAGCTTGGAAGGCTTCAACTTGTTATGGAAGTACCTTTTGCATTTGGAATTGGCAAAAAGGAAGACCTAGATTGAAGCACAAAAGtcttttaattcaagaatctATGCAGCTAACAAGAAAAGTAACAATCTTGATATGTAAAATAAGATCATGTACCTGAGAGTCTGATCTAATGAATCTGATACCCCTTCCAGGATATATCTTCTGGCCACTGAAACGGCATAATTCAGTCCTACAAACAATTCATCGTAGTTTCACAGTTAACACGAGGGGTTTCCATGGTATGTAACGATTTACAAAAAGGAAATCAAAAGTGCATACGATTTCATGTTGAAGTGATATACAAGCAGAGATAAACATCTACATTTTTTGGTCGTGATCATAGATGTAATGCAACAGAAAGGTTTGGCCACATATGAATATAGAATCAACGTCGACAAAACTATAACCAATCCTAGATCTTACGAGCATATATCGTTGTATATCTCTAGTTGATCGCGTTTCTAACCCTAATAATACAACTTCGTCCTCTTTTACTTAAacggtttggaaaccctaatatgattgCAACACATTGGATTGAAATAATTGGGGGAAAATGACGATTAAGCAGGTATCTAAAAAATTAGCCACCTTCTACCACTTCCTAATCAACAAAACCAACAATTGGAAATTCAAACAAAGAAGCTTGAAAACTTTCGACAAATTGTAAAGAAAATGGGAACATACTTCAAAACCATGGCGGCCGCTGCTACAGTTCTACACTTgctgaaggaaaaaaaaaaagccCTAGGAACACCAATTGTATCCGTCCTTATATAGCACCATCGCTTTTAACGAAAGATATGCGTTTTAATCATATCAGACAGCTCCCTTGAGGAAATAGAGATGGCGCTTGTAACCCCTctagttttgtttttatttcaaaatacccaaacttttattttttttccaattatatcattgacaaaattgcaaaaatggtcattGTGGTTGGCAAATTTCTGCAATTTTGGTCCAAAACGATACCTTGGTGCACCACTGGTCCAATTTTGGaactttttattgtttttggtccCTATGATTGACATATATATGTAGTGTTGGTCCAAACTCCACTTGAAATGACAAATTTGCCcttaaataattttctttttaatttaatataattctcTTTCTAATTAttctaattaaaaaaagaaaaaaaaaacaaatcaccCCTCTTATCCCTCCCTCCCTTGTCGCCTCCCTCTTCCTTTCCTCCGTATTTTTCACGAATAAACTCTTAAATCTAATCCTATTTTGCAATTTCACTACACGAGAGAAATAAAATCCATAAATCTATCATCCTTATATGCCTAACTGTGAATATATTTGATTTTAGTTTGGTTTTTTTACTTTTGAGGAAGATGAAGTGGAAGACTTTGGAGTTATACCTTTTGAATCGATGAACGAAAAGGCCAATTAAATCAAGGTTAAAGATGTTGAAGGTGTGAATTTGGTGAGGTGGGTGGACTGTAAGAGAAAGAAAGGTCAGGAAGTTGATTTGCATGATCCAACAGTTGTTAATGGTTGTTAGAAGTCTTCAATGCTCCAGGTCGGGAACGGAAAGCCCATCGATGCTTTTTTACTTCCCTCGGACCTGCTTTCCTTCCCTTTCATTCGCAGATCGCTACCTGAGTAGCCCTTGTTGCGTTTGTTTCCCTTCGTTCTTCTATTTTGCCAAAATACCTCACTGGAGATGGTGTGTTTACTCTGTGAACGACAAGAGCCAACAAACTCTTGTTTTGCCCCTTTTTGTGATCGATTGCCACCATCGAGCCACCTGTTGCTGAGGTCGAtatccttcttcttcaaaccagTTTGGCACCGGAGAGAGAGGGAGGTAGCAGTGGTCAAAGGGTGTGTTTAGGTTGTTGCTGATTGGCAAAAGTGATGAGAAGAAGTGGTTCCTAGTGATGTTCGGTGGTCAAAACAACACCACCACCACTCCTTGGTGGTGGCTGTTCTTGGCAGTGAAAGGAGAAAAGGAAAACAAAAAACGTGAAGGGTGGGTCTTGCAATGGATTTTACAATACAAGAGGGGGATAGAGAGTGGCCATTAGTGGTGGTTCACAACGGTGGGGGGTCACTGGTGGGTGGTTGAGGGTGGCAGCCCTTGGTTGTCCCTATTTCTTTCTTCGTTTATTTcactggtgtgtgtgtgtgtgtgtctaagtgtttttgagggagaaaaaacaaataaaatataaataaatatataaattaaattaatttatgtattttagcaattaaaaaatgaaaaatataaattataagggCATTATCGTCTTTTTAAGTGTGTAGggaccaaaaacaataaaaagatcCAAAATTAGACCAGTTGTGCACCAAGGTATCGTTTTGGACCAAAAGTATAGAAATTTGTCAACAACaaccatttttacaattttgtctatatcattacacgaatggtccctacgTTTTGGGGTagtttgcgtgtttggtccctaaattatttttttttctcggaaggtccctattgtttgtttttgttacgcgcttagtcccctactgtttatttttgttacataTTCGGTCCCTgttttatctaaaaagactattatttaaataggaaaaaattatGGGGTATGTAAGGTAAAGTGAAGGGTggagttgggggtgtgtttatttaaataaattaaaaaatcaagggcaaaatagtctttttaggtaagacagggaccaatcgcataacaaaaacaaacaagtagggaccttccgagttaacaaaataagttaaggaccaaacacgcagattaccctaaaccatagtgACCATTCGTGTAATTCACTCCTATACAAATATCTGTATGTTGCCTAAAATAAAACTATACAGTTAAAGTTTTTTtgtatatacataaaaataataacttttataataagttaatatatataaatttataattctTTGAATCATAttataaaatatacatttgtcAAAAGCATATCATTCAATTTGTGTTTACATAAAATTAAACATGGTTTTCGATTCAATATTACAATTTAACGTTATTATTGATTATTTTAGAAATTACttatttgttgtttttttttaatttcaatcaTGATGGTTAATTAACATATAAACCATTGTTTGCAAGTTAACACAATGTATATTTTTTGTCAGGGAAAATGACATTGTAGCACAACAAAGTTTTAGCTTTGTCCCGGATTGGTCACTGAAGTGAACTTTTTACGCAATTAATTCTTAAAGTTTCAAATTTCATGTCAATTACACCATTTTGCAGGATATGAAGCAGACATCCGGTAATACGGGTGACATGACACGTCGTATCCCACCTTTATTGCCACATAGATCTCACACACTATAATAAATCAAATCCTATTATGTGTTGTACTCTTTGCAAATTTTCTTGTAACTCTTTGCTTCTTCTTCCCTAACCCAATAACGCCTTTTGGTGAAGTAGAGGAAGAAGGTGGCGATGTCGGTGGCGGCGAAGCATTTAGCAATGGTGAAGAAAGGTGAGAGATGGAGTGTGGTATGAGTTCATTAATAACTTAGTTGTTACATTAAGAGAtggaaaatataggttttctttagTTTATCACCATGGAACCTAACTATCTTTTCCTTTCTTTCGTCTTCATTCCGATACGGTTTTCTATGTCGACTAAAGTTGATCAACATAAGTTGAATCCAAAAATGTTAATGGGTTTGTGAATCCAGGTGATGACACACACGATCGCATCACACACCACCTTATATCATCATTTTTTCTCAACACTAATTGACACCCAACAACACCACCATACCCCCTGTATACCATACCACTCTATAACAGTCTTCATCCTCCATTGCATAGACTACCATCTCCATCTTCGTTCCTTGCTATGTTTATCAACGACCCTTGATTCCAACTAGGGACGGATCTAGTATGGTGCCAACGGTGGCACCAACAACACCTAGTTTTTCCCGACGTAGtgcaaaattttcgattttttttcttttttctactaTAAAATATGCCACCGGCAACACCTACTATGGATCGGCAACACCTATTACGGACCGACAACACCTACTACAAAATCTTGGGTCCGTCCATGATTCCAACACCACATTGGATATCTATCATCACCATCTTTGCCCTCCATCATCGCATCAGCCAACACAACACATGTAATAAAAACACAACAAGAAGGAGAAGAGGGAAAATTCCACACacattttcaaaaatcaaattcTATAGATATCAGACCATATTCACCAAAGATCGCAACCATTAGAGACCACATGTTCATTTGTTATTTTGAGTGAAGCCAGAAAACACGAAGAAGGAGGACTAAGAGTCGAAGATTAAGTGGAGGGAGTAAAAGATGAAGATACAGATCCGGGTGATTTTGAGTCTTGTGATGAATATGGTTTCCAAGGTGTTTGGTTTGTTTCCATGTACAATGATCGAACTGAAGATACATATAGGCGGTGGGTGGGTGAATTTCAGAAGTTGTTTCCAACGAGATTTAGTGGCGATGGCGAGGAAGCCATAGACGAGGTGTGGATGCGGCAGAGATATCTATGTGGCGGAGGAGATGGAGGCTAACCGATTCCAACCTATAAGAAAATCGATTGTGCGGTTGAGAAAAGAAGTAGTTTTCACTCTTTGGTGGGTTTTGTTTTAATTCATGGTTTTAAttattagaaaaatcattttttaaatgTAGTTAAAGAAAATCAAAAAGCCACATAGATTATGGGTAACCGGTAAAATTGGGAAGATATTGGTCATTTCTCCTATTTAACAGGTAAAATAACACATTAGTGGCCTATTGCGCAAAAAAAAATGATGATGAGTCTGGGACAAAACCAATACTTTGTTGtggtaaaatgtcatttttcatttttttgttaattaattaaaaaccaTATAGTTGGaaaaattaaattataataaaaactagtttttttatatttgttatttaatttgacttgtcattttaaatttaaagtgttcaaaacatttcaactattttgaatataatttttaagtttatttaatatttttattggtCTTTTGAATTTACCataatatttaaactaataaatgaatatattataataattattttaaaagtttaccaataataagataatattttatatttttaataacatATTTTAATTTTCTAGATTAATTATGTTAAGTTAGAAATTAAAAGATTATAGAGGCTTTAAATGCATATGATGATATGAAAATGACTCATTTATAagatatatagatataaatatagaTAAAACTTACGACCTATTTggtaggatctgaatttttaGTAGGTATGGATTTTTAAAAGaatttgaatttttaagatctaaaTTTTAACATTCTGTTTGGCTGGAACATCTAaatttttatgttaaatgataaaaattatcattttaccCTTTATGTATCATTTCTTTCAATTACGGCATTGTACTTTCAATTCTAACATTTTAATTATGTAGAAATAGGAATTACAATGTTACAATAATCTATCAATTGGAAGTATAACACTACATCTTATTATAATAGGCACAATCTATCACTATCTGGAACATGGGGTATGCATTCTATTTTCTCATAAtgtaaaaaaagaagaagaactcAAGTGgttgaattttatttatttatttatttatcttttaacATTATAAACGTTCAATTGTCATCAAATCGAGAAATGAACTTTAAGCTAAAAACTAAcattaaatcataaaaaaaatgaaacttaAGACACTAGCAACCATAATTCCATTGTAGTTCCATATATTCATTGATCGGGGACTTGAAACTACCAAATGGCAAAGAGACCTATAAAAACATTGTAGTGATCTTGTAAGATGCAACTACCAAATGAATCACAGTCTCATTAAATTAGCAGCTTTCGTTGCATCACAAATTCTTTCCTAAATGTGTCCGATGGTTAGTAACCAATTGCTTCTTATTTATAAAACTTCGGAGAAAACTTCATTGGAAATGGCAATGAAAGTACAATAGGGATATGATCGTATTGCTTTGTGATACCTTAATGTTGTGTAGATTTTGTTGTACATAAAGTAGCATACATACAAACCTACAAATCCAAGTGAGTTACTTATCAGAAAGTAGAGAAATATAAATGATATGTAGCAACTGCGACTTTTGACACCGATCGCTATTTACAAAAAGTGACAAACGTCGAATATAATAGACTTAATACACAATATATATCAATATATGATAAAAATGTAAGTTTTGTATTAAGATAAATTGGAAAAATCAACTGAATCATTCGTAAGTCGTAAAAATTAGTgtgccgaaacacacacacacacacacacacacacacacacacacacacacacatatatatatatatatatatatatatatatatatatatatatatatatatatatatatatatatatatatatatattatttatgaaGTACGTATTTTCTTGgtcccgaaaatataaatttcgtaaaAATTTAAAGATATaaattttataagatataaaaataAGTCGCGTAGTTAAATTATCAATGTCAAAACTACGAAGAGAATGGTTGACCTGTGGGTAAAGTCAGCAAAAGGAAAATCCTAATACTAATAATAAGGGCtacaaataaattcaaaatttgccaataCAACCTAAagtaaagttgtagtactcatagatagctacgcgtggatataaaaaacgtcgaaaacggagctcttatAAAGAAGTTACAGATTTTACAAGAACCGACATTTTCAACGCATGCCCGACACGCAATGCACGACACACACATACTTCTAGAAGGGGATACGTGGCACCACAAATTTGGACAATGGCAGAAGAAGAATGGAGCAACGTCACAAGCACACGGCTCGCACCCCAGATGCACGACGCACACTTGCTTTTTTCATCTCTATATAAAACGTTGAAACCACATATTGAATTCATCCAATTTCATTTTGCTAACAACTTTTTCGTTAGACTCTCAAACCATTCCCCATATTtctttagggtttcttttattattattattattattatttaaatcttTTCTCCCTCAATCCCAAGTTATCCCGAGCCTCTGCTCATTTTCCGGCAGTCGCTAAAGCATGTTATAAATGTGAGTTTTACAGCTCCTTTTTCCAACGTTTTTTAAATATAGAGGGAGTACATGTTAATTATTTACCAATTGTTATATATCTTTACAATCGTTAtgctaaaaatattatttttataaaacttgtttGTGCCGTTAATCTATCCGCATAAATAGATAATTATTTTACTATGTTGTCACTCTGTCCGTATAAATATTAATAAGTATTTTACGTTGTCGTCACTCTGGCCATATAAATATTGATAGTTATTATACATCGTTATTACTCTCTCCGTATAAATATCAATAATTATTTTACGTCGTTGTCACTCTGCCTGAATATGCTTCGATAGTTATTAACTTATTATACGTCGTCGTCATTCTGTCCTtataaatatttataattattatacgtTGTTGTCACTCTTCCCCTATAAGTATTGATAATTATTATACGTCGTCTCTCTGCCCATATAAATATTGATAATTATTATACGTCGTTGTTACTCTGGCCGAACCTCTAGAGCAACATTATACGTAGTCGTAGCGATGACCAAATTAAGATAAGGCATTGTACTTAATTGTTACTTTGCCATAGTATCCTGTTTAGctttaaaagaaaattataatcACTCCAAATAGAAGTATCCAAATGACATACTTTTGAAATAAAAGATATAATCACTTATCGAATATAAAGCACTGTAACCGTATATCAAATTCATCTAATTTCTATTTCTAAACTACTTTTCCGTTCAACTCTCAAACCATTCCCCATATTTCTTTCTTtggagtttatttatttatttatttatttattattattattattattattattattattattatttaaattttcCCCCcttgtgaaacatcccaaaaatcatgacaaaaattccatttttaaaaccttaataAAAACCATAATTGTCCAATCATTCATTCAAAACATAAGTTGTTTTCTTCCAGACAGAGTATTAATTTAAAACATGTTTaatttatcagagtaaacatctcaggctaaacttcttggtgtgtgcgatgcagtcatcccaagctcttccatccgctaccggaagtacctgaaaccaaaactgaaaaccgtaagtatgaagcttagtgagttccccaatctaccacataccatacacataatcacgtaCTCGGCCCCCGCCCGCTGCATCGGGACTTgcccggcatcgagccccgctcggtatacagatttgtctctcttaggcccttCCTGTCTTTGGGCCTCacccgctatacacatacaatcGTATAAAAATGCTAATACATAAAGAACATACTTTACTATACTCCTGATCTAAGGTCTCGCCTGACTTGGGTCCCGCCCTTGGtctgctactgatgagttatggaaccctatccatactcctgctgatagtgagatacgggcccccacccacactcactTCTCTCCTatcacgggcctcgcccctactctactaatattgagatatggaaccccatccatactcagctagtgatgagatacgtgACCTcgtccacactcacctccctaccagtcacatacaagtatcacaaagacaacaagtataatctaacatgcacatATCAATCTtccttcctcgggcttgccccgacatcggaccctaGTCCGGAACATACTACCATACAAACATACTTCGGGCTTGCCCTGGTAGCGGACATTGGTCTGGAACCTATTGTACCatcacatg
This window encodes:
- the LOC111908410 gene encoding 60S ribosomal protein L24, giving the protein MVAIDHKKGQNKSLLALVVHRVNTPSPVRYFGKIEERRETNATRATQRWCYIRTDTIGVPRAFFFSFSKCRTVAAAAMVLKTELCRFSGQKIYPGRGIRFIRSDSQVFLFANSKCKRYFHNKLKPSKLTWTAMYRKQHKKDIAQEAVKKRRRATKKPYSRAIVGATLEVIQKKRSEKPEVRDAAREAALREIKERIKKTKDEKKAKKAEVVSKQKTQSKGGSAPKGKGPKLGGGGGKR